The segment GCAGGCTCAGGCGCTGTCTGACCGGCTGTAAAAAGGCTTCCTGCAAAAAGAAGAAAAATCAGGCATAAGAGTACCGGACAGAGAATCTTTCCAAGCCTCTGGGTCAGTCTCTCCGGATTGAGAGCCAGAAGTGCGGCTATGAAAAAGAATCCGACAGAATATATGAGCTGCCACACTGCCGTCCCCTGCCCGTCTCTGAGAACCGGAAGCACTGTCATCTCAAATGAAGTGCTGGCCGTTCTGGGAATTGCCAGACACGGACCGATAGACAAATAAATCAGGATAGTAAATACTCTGGCAAAGGCAGGATGAACCCTCCCCGCCAGCCTGTCAAGACCTCCTGAACGTGATACGGCAATCACTCCCAGCACAGGAAGTCCCACCGCGCTGACCAGAAAACCCAGAAGGGCCGGCCACACTGCCGTCCCCGCCTGGGCTGCCAGAAACGGCGGAAATATCAGGTTTCCTGCTCCAAAAAACATAGAGAACAGAGTAAGCCCCACGATCAGGAGCTTTCTTCCCCTCAGTGCTTCATTCATATCATTCTCCCCTTTTCCTTTGTTTCAGTCTTAACTTATTCTATTTCCTTTTGCCTCTCCATGCCCTTATTTCCTGGACGGCTCTCGGGCATGCAGGCACATATAACCTACATTATAGGCGTACTCTCTTTCCTTTGCAAGCAGTTTTCTTCCTTCACGTTTTTCTGCCTTTCGCCCTGTCTCCCAGCTGCTCATTAACCCAGGCAATCCATCCTCCAAACCCGCTCCAGGCATAGGGGAGCAGCATAAGAAAATAACAGACCGTGTACTGCCCTTTCGCCTCCCAGAACAGGTGGAACAAAAATCCCCCGATAAAAATCACCGCAAAGATAAGCCCTTCAAATCTCACTCTGCCCCCCTTAAAGATTACGAACAGAAGCGCTCCCCCGTAGATCAGGCTCTGCAGCGCGTTGCACAGCTCCCAGTAGATTTCGTTCGCCCATCCTCCTTCCCTGAACAGTGAGCGGGTAAACGACGGAAACAGCCACCCCGGCCCCTTCACCTCCTGAATCCAGAGACTCTGGAAGGTGGGCTCTGCCCAGACAGACTGAATCTTTTTCTCAAAAAAATCGGCCGTATAATCAGGGTGTTCCAGAAAATACTGGACAGTCATAGCCAGATCCCGCTCCACGGCAGCCTGAGTCAGCTCCGGATCCTCATGGTTGTCGAGATAAATATATACATTATAATTGTTGAACCAGCCGGGGGCGCGGCTGCCATCCTGAAGTCCCATCTCCAGCCAGATTATCATAGGGGGCCCTCCCTCCACCGGATGTCCGGCTGCCGCAGAGAGCCCAAAGAGCACGGCGCTGTGGCTGATAACATAAAAAGATACCGCCAGGACAGCCCCCAGCAGGGAGGCGGCCCTCCGCTTAAATACTGCATCTGCCGCAAAGAAGATTACCATAGCCGTCAGCACGATCAGGTAATTGGATTTAAGCAGAATAGCTGCCGCAATAGAGAGGGCCGAGAGGAGCAGATTTTTTCTTCCTCCGCCCCTCAGAAAACATCTCTGGTACCAGAGAGCTGCCGCAGAACAGGCAAATCCCGGAACTGTACTGTAAGCAAATGTAAAATAGAAGGAAAACGGAAGGAAGGCAGACAGGAAAAGCGTCAGTCCATATCTGCGCCTGAGCGGGAGAACTTCCTTCGCCAGCATTCCCGTATAATACATTCCGGCCGCCAGAAAAGCTACATTTAAAATCTGCCAGAGAAAAGCCGTGTTTTCCCCCGCTATCAGCGCCAGCAAAGCCGCGTACAGAATCTGCCCGTTCTGGTGGGGATAGGTGTAGGCATACCCCTCACAGCTGTAACCGCTGTACTTAAAACCGATGGGATTCCACGGCGACATATCGCCTTCTGCCAGGGCCTTTCCAGAATCCACTACCAGCCTCTGATCTGACGCGGGGGCAAAGAGCATCCCCATAATCCAGATCAGGTACAGCCCGGATAGAATCGTCATCCAGCGTTTATACTGAATCCTGTTCAGTGCAGGACAGAGGCGGCTTCCGTTTTCCTGCTCCCTGGTCAGAATCACTCCCGCAGCGGTGACGACTGCGAATACGAACAGGTGAAACAGCGGTGAATCTGTATAAAACCTCACCTTCTCCGCCCCGCCGTAGACGGTTGCGCTTCTCGTCACACTGAAAAAAAGAAGCAGCAGCAGAATCAGCGAAAATATAAAAAGTACTACAATTACCGCTGCATCCTCCAGGCAGGTTCTCTGCTCCCGGATATTTTCAGACTGTCTCCGCCTGCAGCTGCCGCGCATTTTTCCTGAAAATGTACCTTTCTCCATCTCCGTTCTTCAAATCCTCCTCTGCGCCTTTCTCTTCTCTCTCGCCGTCTCTGCTCTCACACCAAAACAGGGACAGGGATAAGCTCTTTATCCCTGTCCCCCATACGTTTCAGCCTGCAGCCGTCGGCTTTTCTGCCGCTTTTTCCGCTCCATCCTACATCTTGAAGCGGTAGCCGACTCCCCATATCGTCTCGATATACTGAGGCTTTGCCGTATTAAACTCGATCTTCTCCCTGATCTTCTTAATATGCACGGTCACTGTCGCAATATCCCCCAGAGATTCCATATCCCAGATACGGCTGAACAGCTCTTCCTTGGTGAATACATGGTTCGGATTCTGCGCGAGGAATGTGAGCAGGTCAAATTCCTTTGTGGTAAAGTTTTTCTCCTCCCCATTTACATAGACTCTTCTGGCTGTCTTGTCAATTTTAAGTCCGCGTATCTCAATAATCTCATTCTCCGGCATCCCGCTTCCGATCAGCCTCTCGTATCTGGCCATGTGGGCCTTGACTCTGGCGACCATCTCGCTTGGGCTGAAGGGTTTTGTAATATAGTCGTCCGCTCCCAGCCCCAGTCCCCGGATTTTGTCAATGTCATCCTTCTTTGCGGAAACCATGATAATGGGCGTATTTTTCGCCTCCCTGACTTTCCGGCAAATCTCAAATCCATCTACTCCCGGAAGCATCAAGTCTAAAATCAGGAGATCAAAATCCTCCTCCAGCGCTCTTTTCAGGCCGGTTTCCCCATTGTCTTCGATTTCCACTTCAAAGCCGGAAAGCTCGAGATAATCCTTCTCCAGCTCTGCGATAGCTTCCTCATCCTCAACAATTAAAATTCTGCTCATTCCTGAATAACCTCCTGATATTTTCTAAGCACAAAGTGAATCTCTGTGCCGATTCCTTCCTTGCTGGTGGCCCAGATGCGTCCCCCGTGATCCTCGATAATCTTCTTCACAATGGAGAGACCGATTCCGCTGCCTCCCTTGGAGGAGTTTCGCGAAGAGTCTGTCCGGTAGAACCGGTCGAAAATATAGGGCAGATCCTTCGCCGCTATGCCCTTCCCGTTATCCTCTATGACAATCTGGACAAAATCGCCGTCATCCTTAATTCTGATATTGATAATGCCCTTTTTCTTGTCGAGATATTTGAGAGAATTTCCGATAATATTGTTGATTACGCGCTTCATCTGTTCCGCATCCGCGATAATCAGCACATCCTCGTCCACATAGTTGAAATAGCCAAGCTCGATTCCCCTGGTCTCCATATCCAGGCCGACCTCTTCCACGCAGTCCCAGAAATACTCAGCCACATTGATTTTGGAAAACGTGTATGGAATCCTGTTTGTGTCAATCTTAGAGTAAAAGGTCAGCTCGTCGATCAGGCGGTCCATATCGTTTGCCTTGTTGTAAATCGTGCGGATATATTTGCTCAGCTTTTCCGGAGAGGAGGCCACGCCATCCTGAATCCCTTCCACATATCCTTTAATGGCCGTGATGGGCGTTTTCAGATCGTGGGAAATATTGCTGATCAGCTCCTTGCTCTCCTTGTCATACTGAACCTTCTCCTCCGCTGACTCCTTTAATCTGAGGCGCATCTCCTCAAAGTCCTGGCATAAAAGTCCGATCTCATCGTCATCTCCCACGTCCAGCGTGAAATCCAGATTTCCGTCCCGTATCTTCTGTGTCGCCTCCCTGAGCCTGTGGAGCGGCGATAAAATCGATCGGTACACCCACATCACCAGGAGGCCGCCTGTCAGACAGATGATGGCGATTCCAGCCAGGAGCATCTCCATGAGCATGGATTTAATCTCCGGCATATACTCGCCTACATTTGTGACAATGAATGCGCTTCCCTCACTGCCGTCGTCAAACCGGAAATCAATCTGTTTTAGCAGATGCTGCTCTTCACCGTCCAGGTAAACTCCTCCCGACAGCCCGTTTCCATTATAATCGCCGTAGGCGGGAAGACCGTCGACCAGATCCTCCCCGTCCAAAGCTCCCTGATAGATAATGCGGTCTCCCTTGCGCACCATGAGAAAGGAATACTTGTCCTCCAGAACCTTGTTCACTCTGTCCAAATATTCCGGCGTTTCCAGCTTCTCCGGCTCCGTCCCCGCCACCTCCCGGATTTTTTTCTCCGTATTTATGGTGAGGCGATTGAACACCTGCATGGAATTTCCCGACAGCAGATCTACCTGCTCGCTCAGGCCGTAGGTTTTCTGGAAAGAACGAATCTGATAATTGCTCAGAGCCGTAATCGCCGCATAGATGAGGAAAATCGGCACCACTGTAATTGTGATAAAGGCAATAGCCAGACGCGTTTTGATCTTCATACTTTCTCCTTTACAAAAATATGAGAAAACCGGATGCCCCTGCTCCACACGGTTTTCTCATACTCTTTTAAGCTCTTTTAAGTATACCATATTTTAAGACTTCCGTTTCTAAAAGTTATCTAAACTTTTTCCCGACAGATACTTTTCCTCAGACCTCCTCACTTTCCTCATCTATCAGGCCTTTCATCACCCTGTTCCTGTACTCCCCCGCTGATATGCCGATCTGACGTTTAAAGACGTGGCAGAAATGGGCGCTGTCTGAAAAGCCCACCTCCACGGCGATATCCCCAACCCGCCTCTTTGGATCTTTCAGCAGCTTTCTGGCCTCCTCAATCCTCACCTGATTCAGGAGCTCCGAAAAGCTGTTTCCCGTATACCGGTTGATCAGCTTGCTCAAATGCCACTGGCTCACAAAGAGCTGCTCCGCCACCACCGCTAGTGTCAGACGATTTCTGTAGTTCTCCTGAATATATTTTACCGCTTTCCTGACAATATAGGTGCCCGCAGAATTTTTTCTGCCTGTTCCGGACGTTACTGCTTCTCCTGGGGCCGGCATCCTGCCGATTGTTTTTTCAATCATCTTAAAACCCCGCTTTCATCTTTCGCAAAAGTCCTTCTTCTGTCTTATCCTCTGCTGCTTATATAAAGGGCATATACCTTTCACGCCAAAAATTCAAGATATTTTCAAAATTTTTTGAAAATAATTGGTTTAATTTTATATCTAAAATAATTAATCAGAAAATTATGAAATATTTAACCGCAGGGTACCCCTGCCTGGGCGAGGTTTTCTATTGCACAGACTGTCTGAGCGATATTCTGGGAGAATAAAAAGGGCGGCAGCCCGTCCAGTCACAAGGGAAATTCCCTATGATCCAAACGGCTGCCGCCAAAGTCTGTCCATGGCGTTTATGGTCAGGGTCAGAATTTCAAGCGGGCAATGAGCTTTCTGCTATTTCGGAAGGTACTCCTTCAGCATATCCGCCTTGTCTAACTTCTCCCACGGCAAGTCCAGATCATTTCTTCCGAAATGTCCGTAAGCCGCTGTCTGCTTGTAAATCGGACGGCGCAGATCCAGCATCTTGATGATGCCTGCCGGGCGCAGGTCAAAATGCTTTCTGATAATCTCCACCAGCTCATTGTCGGAGAGCTTTCCCGTTCCGAACGTATCCGCCATGATGGAGGTAGGATGAGCCACGCCGATGGCGTAGGAGAGCTGAATCTCGCACTTGTCAGCCAGCCCTGCGGCCACAATGTTCTTTGCCACATAGCGGGCTGCGTAAGCTGCAGAGCGATCCACCTTTGTGCAGTCCTTTCCGGAGAATGCTCCGCCGCCGTGACGGGCATATCCGCCGTAGGTGTCCACGATGATCTTTCTTCCGGTCAGTCCGCTGTCTCCGTGGGGGCCTCCGATAACGAAGCGGCCTGTAGGGTTGATGAAGAACTTGGTATTTGTGTCGATCATACCGGCCGGAAGCACCGGATCAAAGACATAGCGCTTCACATCCTTATGGATCTGTTCCTGGGTCACCTTCTCATCGTGCTGTGTGGAGAGGACAACCGCATCCAGGCGGAACGGTTTTCCTGCCTCATCGTACTCCACCGTAACCTGTGTCTTTCCGTCAGGACGCAGATACGGCATGGTGCCGTTCTTTCTGACCTCTGTCAGACGGCGTGCCAGCTTGTGAGCCAGAGAGATAGGGTATGGCATATACTCCTCTGTCTCGTTTGTGGCAAAGCCGAACATCATTCCCTGGTCGCCTGCTCCGATGGCATCGATCTCCTCCTCAGACATTCTGTGCTCCTTGGCCTCCAGAGCCTTGTCAACTCCCAGAGCAATGTCGGCAGACTGCTCGTCAATGGCAGTCAGCACACCGCAGGTATCACAGTCGAAGCCGTACTTGGCACGGTCATAGCCAATCTCGCGCACGGTCTCCCTGACAATTTTCTGAATATCTACGTAGGCATTTGTTGTAATCTCACCCATTACCATCACAAGGCCTGTGGTCACTGCCGTCTCGCAGGCCACGCGGCTCATAGGATCCTTCTCTATGAGAGCGTCCAGAATCGCATCGGAGATCTGATCGCACATTTTGTCCGGATGGCCTTCTGTAACTGATTCGGATGTAAAAAGTAATTTCTCCACGTTGTTCCTCCTTCTTTGATTTCCCAGGGCGTATCTCCCATCTCCTGTTATGCCTGCTCTCTGCACCGCCCTGTCTCCCCTGTCTCCATGCTCTTTCCGGGACAGGAAACCGCTTTGGCCTCTTTGCAGGCAAAGAAAAAAGTCCGTAGCAATACGGACTTGATCTCATTTCTATCAATTCCTCTTATTGCTCGATTTGCCGCTCATGCGGTTCCTCGCTCAGGCTGGCACCTTCCGTTTCTGCGGGGTTGCCGTGACTTCTCAGATCCTTTGTATCTCCATCACTCTGAATAAGGGATATTACGCACTCTATGAATTTGCTGCGATATGTATGATAGCCTACTCTCTCTCTGCTGTCAAGAGAATTTATGAAATTTTCATGTTTTTCCGCTGTCTGAATCTTCAGGTACCCTCCTCTTTAAGAAGTTGGCGCCTTCCTCCATCAGCCCACCTTGAGTCTGAATTTCTGGGCTTCCTTCTCGGAGTCGACCTTCTCAATCATAGCTCCCAGGCCTCTCAGCTTCTCCTCGAAGTTCTCATAGCCTCTCTGGATGTAGCCGATCTCGTCTACCACCGTGTAGCCCTCGGCAGCCAGGCCTGCGATAACGAGGGCGGCTCCTGCTCTCAGATCCGGCGCATTGACCGTAGCTCCCGTAAAGCCCTTCACGCCGTCGATAATGGCCACATTTCCCTCTACCTTGATATTTCCGCCCATGCGGGACAGCTCATCCACATATTTAAACCTGTTTTCAAAAATACTCTCTGTCACCACACTGGTTCCCTCTGCAAGGGCCAGAGTCACTGTAATCTGCGGCTGCATGTCAGTGGGAAATCCCGGATAGGGCAGGGTCTTAATATCCATATGCTTCTGGCGGGGCTTTCCAACCACCCGCACAGCCTCGTCAAACTCTGTCACCTCGCAGCCCATCTCGATCAGCTTGGCTGTGATGGCCTCCAGATGCTTGGGGATCACATTCTGTACCATAATGTCGCCGCGGGTAATGGCAGCTGCGCACATAAATGTACCAGCCTCAATCTGATCCGGAATAATGGAATACTCAGTTCCGTGAAGCTTCCTGACTCCTCTGATTCGGATAATATCCGTACCTGCTCCCTTGACATTGGCTCCCATGCTGTTTAAGAAGTTGGCCACATCCACCACGTGAGGCTCCTTGGCCGCGTTCTCGATAATCGTCTCTCCCTCTGCCAGAGTAGCGGCCATCATCACATTGATAGTCGCCCCTACGCTGACTACGTCGAGATAGATATGGCTTCCCACCAGATCAATGGCGTGAGCCACAACGGCTCCCCTCTTTACCTCCACCTCGGCGCCCAGAGCCCGAAAGCCCTTGATGTGCTGGTCAATGGGACGGCTTCCGATATTGCAGCCGCCCGGCAGGGGAACCTCGGCGCTCTTGTACTTTCCGAGGAGCGCCCCGATAAAATAGTAGGAAGCGCGGATCTTTCTTATGTACTCATCGTCCACGCTGACTTCCTTAATGTGTCTGGCATTAATCCTCGCCGTGTGGCGGTCAATGCGGTCCACCCTCGCCCCGATCTCCTCGATGGCCTCCAAGAGTACATTGATATCCCGCACATCCGGCAGGTTTTCTATGATCACTTCTTCGTCGGTCATTATTGATGCAGCTAATATTCCCAGGGCGGCATTTTTCGCTCCGCTGATGGTGACCTCACCGACCAGGGGATTGCCGCCTTTCATGATATACTGTTCCATCTTGCACCTCTATCTATAATTGAAAAACACAAATGCCAGGTCTCTGACCTCTGCTGATTCTTACATTTTCTTGACTTTTTATTAACTGATTATAACATATCAGCAGAATTTGTAAAGGTTAATGCCCATTTATTTCGCAAAGCCCCCCGAAAACAGCCAGTAAGGCGCCGCCGGATCTGCCCCCTACAAATCTGTCAGAAAGGCTACAAAATCATTGCCTCCATTGGAATCAAACCAGTCAGCCCCATCGTTAAGCCCCATTTTGTCTGTATTGGCGTTTTCCGTTCCGGGGTTCCAGAGACAGGAAATATTATACGGATCATACCCGTAAATCAGCATATATGAGCCGTCTCCCGTGTAGGCCGCCACCGGATAGCCTCTTCCCACAAAGTAGAGAACCTGGTTCAGGCTCAGCCCTCCTGCATCAATAATCGCCCCTCCGTCTGAGGTCTCCAGCTCTCCGTCTGCAAATTCCCTGAGGTATCGCTCAATATCCGTCACCAGACTCTGGGGATCCCGGATTGTCCTGATGTCCGGCCTGTCCGCTCTGGCCCAGAACACGCGGCCTGCCTCATCTGTGACAATTCCCATACCGTCGTAAGCCGCTGTCACCGCATCCGCAAAATGCACAAACCTTCCCCGCAGCCTTCCCTCGCTGTAGGCATAATACTGCTTTTTCTCAAGAGGCGTGCTTTCTGTGACGGATACCGTATTGTTTTCCTCCGCCATCACCTTTTCCGGCACCTTAAGGCGGATTTCGGAACCGGAAACAGATTCATCCAGCTGGACAAAATACACCCTGCCCTTTTCCTCCGATGCCAGATACCCGATTCCCGCCAGCGTGTCCTCCTCCATCTCCTCATTGCACACAAGGGTGTCGTTTCCGGCTGACGTATAGCTGTCCCCTGCGCGGGAGAGCTTTTCCAGATGCACGCGGCTGTCCCGGATCTCCACGTCTGTGATATAGATGCCCTCCTTCTCATACCGGGTCTGAATCTGCATATCCTCCCCGGCGATTTCCAGAGCGTACATGGGCACCTGCGCCGTCCTTCCATTGATGACGGCACCTGTGTTTTCCTCCGCAAGGCCGTAGACGAGATCGCTTCCCACAAAGCCCAGAATCCTGATATTTTTTCCCTCCGGCGCATGGATCTGATCGCTTCTTCCGGTCTTCAGATCCATCACATGCACGGTAGATGCGTCGTAGGCATCCGTGCCGTCCTGCCAGGCGATCCTGGACTGCCCTGCTCCCACTGCAAAATTCTCCTCCGTCAGTCCCTCAGCCAGAATACGGGACTCCCTTGTTTCCATGTTGACAGAGTAGACAGAATTTCCCATCAT is part of the Clostridium sp. M62/1 genome and harbors:
- a CDS encoding response regulator transcription factor, with product MSRILIVEDEEAIAELEKDYLELSGFEVEIEDNGETGLKRALEEDFDLLILDLMLPGVDGFEICRKVREAKNTPIIMVSAKKDDIDKIRGLGLGADDYITKPFSPSEMVARVKAHMARYERLIGSGMPENEIIEIRGLKIDKTARRVYVNGEEKNFTTKEFDLLTFLAQNPNHVFTKEELFSRIWDMESLGDIATVTVHIKKIREKIEFNTAKPQYIETIWGVGYRFKM
- a CDS encoding sensor histidine kinase — translated: MKIKTRLAIAFITITVVPIFLIYAAITALSNYQIRSFQKTYGLSEQVDLLSGNSMQVFNRLTINTEKKIREVAGTEPEKLETPEYLDRVNKVLEDKYSFLMVRKGDRIIYQGALDGEDLVDGLPAYGDYNGNGLSGGVYLDGEEQHLLKQIDFRFDDGSEGSAFIVTNVGEYMPEIKSMLMEMLLAGIAIICLTGGLLVMWVYRSILSPLHRLREATQKIRDGNLDFTLDVGDDDEIGLLCQDFEEMRLRLKESAEEKVQYDKESKELISNISHDLKTPITAIKGYVEGIQDGVASSPEKLSKYIRTIYNKANDMDRLIDELTFYSKIDTNRIPYTFSKINVAEYFWDCVEEVGLDMETRGIELGYFNYVDEDVLIIADAEQMKRVINNIIGNSLKYLDKKKGIINIRIKDDGDFVQIVIEDNGKGIAAKDLPYIFDRFYRTDSSRNSSKGGSGIGLSIVKKIIEDHGGRIWATSKEGIGTEIHFVLRKYQEVIQE
- a CDS encoding UDP-N-acetylglucosamine 1-carboxyvinyltransferase, translating into MEQYIMKGGNPLVGEVTISGAKNAALGILAASIMTDEEVIIENLPDVRDINVLLEAIEEIGARVDRIDRHTARINARHIKEVSVDDEYIRKIRASYYFIGALLGKYKSAEVPLPGGCNIGSRPIDQHIKGFRALGAEVEVKRGAVVAHAIDLVGSHIYLDVVSVGATINVMMAATLAEGETIIENAAKEPHVVDVANFLNSMGANVKGAGTDIIRIRGVRKLHGTEYSIIPDQIEAGTFMCAAAITRGDIMVQNVIPKHLEAITAKLIEMGCEVTEFDEAVRVVGKPRQKHMDIKTLPYPGFPTDMQPQITVTLALAEGTSVVTESIFENRFKYVDELSRMGGNIKVEGNVAIIDGVKGFTGATVNAPDLRAGAALVIAGLAAEGYTVVDEIGYIQRGYENFEEKLRGLGAMIEKVDSEKEAQKFRLKVG
- a CDS encoding helix-turn-helix transcriptional regulator, with protein sequence MIEKTIGRMPAPGEAVTSGTGRKNSAGTYIVRKAVKYIQENYRNRLTLAVVAEQLFVSQWHLSKLINRYTGNSFSELLNQVRIEEARKLLKDPKRRVGDIAVEVGFSDSAHFCHVFKRQIGISAGEYRNRVMKGLIDEESEEV
- the metK gene encoding methionine adenosyltransferase; translated protein: MEKLLFTSESVTEGHPDKMCDQISDAILDALIEKDPMSRVACETAVTTGLVMVMGEITTNAYVDIQKIVRETVREIGYDRAKYGFDCDTCGVLTAIDEQSADIALGVDKALEAKEHRMSEEEIDAIGAGDQGMMFGFATNETEEYMPYPISLAHKLARRLTEVRKNGTMPYLRPDGKTQVTVEYDEAGKPFRLDAVVLSTQHDEKVTQEQIHKDVKRYVFDPVLPAGMIDTNTKFFINPTGRFVIGGPHGDSGLTGRKIIVDTYGGYARHGGGAFSGKDCTKVDRSAAYAARYVAKNIVAAGLADKCEIQLSYAIGVAHPTSIMADTFGTGKLSDNELVEIIRKHFDLRPAGIIKMLDLRRPIYKQTAAYGHFGRNDLDLPWEKLDKADMLKEYLPK